A single genomic interval of Microbacterium galbinum harbors:
- the pnuC gene encoding nicotinamide riboside transporter PnuC, which translates to MLDWLIAEWQQVLGFVTGAVCVLLAGLRNVWTYPIGIANNVVLFVVFLGAGVYAAAGLQAVYLVMGVHGWWRWTRGEEQSRTYIASTRRRAVPWLVLAGIAGAAVLVWVLTSFTDSEVAVADALTTSASLVAQYMLNRKWIQNWFVWIGVDVVIIGISIVTGLWVIAALYLLFIGLCVFGFTSWRRVAADERERERVEAPA; encoded by the coding sequence GTGCTCGACTGGTTGATCGCCGAGTGGCAGCAGGTGCTCGGTTTCGTGACCGGCGCGGTCTGCGTGCTCCTGGCGGGGCTCCGCAACGTGTGGACGTATCCGATCGGCATCGCCAACAACGTCGTGCTCTTCGTCGTCTTCCTCGGCGCGGGTGTCTACGCCGCCGCCGGTCTGCAGGCGGTCTACCTCGTGATGGGCGTGCACGGCTGGTGGCGGTGGACGCGGGGTGAGGAACAGAGTCGCACCTACATCGCGAGCACTCGGCGCCGGGCGGTGCCGTGGCTGGTGCTCGCGGGGATCGCCGGTGCCGCTGTGCTGGTGTGGGTGCTCACGTCGTTCACCGACTCGGAGGTCGCGGTCGCGGATGCGCTCACCACCTCGGCGAGCCTCGTCGCGCAGTACATGCTCAACCGCAAGTGGATCCAGAACTGGTTCGTCTGGATCGGTGTCGACGTCGTGATCATCGGCATCTCGATCGTCACCGGGCTGTGGGTCATCGCGGCGCTGTACCTGCTCTTCATCGGCCTGTGCGTGTTCGGCTTCACCTCGTGGCGCCGAGTGGCGGCCGACGAGCGGGAGCGCGAACGCGTCGAGGCGCCCGCGTGA
- a CDS encoding UDP-N-acetylmuramate dehydrogenase, whose amino-acid sequence MHEITPIPLSALTTIATGGAPERMLDATTAEGLVSALRETWSRGDEWFVLGGGSNLFVGDEQFEGTVIRVLTRGIDELPSPHEGRIRLRAQAGHGWDELVAYAVEHGYAGLEAMSGIPGTVGAAPVQNIGAYGQEIQETLVEVELIDAATGEISTVPASELGLGFRTSVLKHHYGSEPERRAVILSITVDLLVARERIVRGEQLRRALTLGDDAPVPLSWVRERILATRASKGMLWDRVDPDTHGVGSFFQNAIVTESVARALPPECPRWPVSPDLDTVTVIPLASYGGLIPAPAREAADVKVSAAWLIEQAGIRKGFKLPRSRASVSTKHALALTNRGGATAAEVAELARFIQSRVHSEFGLVLQPEPVLVGVEL is encoded by the coding sequence GTGCACGAGATCACGCCGATCCCGCTTTCCGCGCTCACCACCATCGCCACGGGCGGTGCGCCCGAGCGGATGCTCGACGCCACGACCGCCGAGGGGCTCGTCAGTGCGCTCCGCGAGACGTGGTCGCGCGGCGATGAGTGGTTCGTGCTCGGCGGAGGCTCGAACCTCTTCGTCGGCGACGAGCAGTTCGAGGGCACCGTCATCCGGGTGCTCACCCGCGGCATCGACGAGCTGCCCTCGCCCCACGAGGGCCGCATCCGGCTGCGCGCCCAGGCGGGCCACGGGTGGGACGAACTCGTCGCGTACGCGGTCGAACACGGCTACGCCGGGCTCGAGGCGATGAGCGGCATCCCCGGCACCGTCGGGGCCGCTCCCGTGCAGAACATCGGGGCGTACGGGCAGGAGATCCAGGAGACCCTGGTCGAGGTCGAGCTGATCGACGCGGCGACCGGCGAGATCTCGACGGTCCCGGCCTCCGAGCTGGGCCTCGGGTTCCGCACCTCGGTGCTCAAGCACCACTACGGCAGCGAGCCCGAGCGGCGGGCCGTGATCCTGTCGATCACGGTCGATCTGCTGGTCGCGCGGGAGCGCATCGTGCGCGGTGAGCAGCTGCGCCGGGCGCTGACCCTCGGCGACGACGCCCCCGTGCCGCTGTCGTGGGTGCGCGAGCGCATCCTCGCCACGCGCGCCTCGAAGGGGATGCTGTGGGACCGGGTCGATCCCGATACGCACGGCGTCGGGTCGTTCTTCCAGAACGCGATCGTCACGGAGTCCGTCGCCCGCGCCCTCCCGCCGGAGTGTCCGCGCTGGCCGGTCTCACCCGATCTCGACACCGTCACCGTCATCCCGCTCGCGTCCTACGGAGGTCTGATCCCGGCACCGGCGCGTGAAGCGGCCGACGTCAAGGTCAGCGCCGCGTGGCTCATCGAGCAGGCCGGCATCCGCAAGGGGTTCAAGCTGCCGCGTTCGCGCGCCTCGGTGTCGACCAAGCACGCGCTCGCCCTCACGAACCGGGGCGGCGCGACCGCCGCGGAGGTCGCCGAGCTCGCGCGCTTCATCCAGAGCCGGGTGCACAGCGAGTTCGGTCTCGTGCTGCAGCCCGAGCCGGTTCTCGTCGGCGTCGAGCTCTAG
- a CDS encoding MaoC/PaaZ C-terminal domain-containing protein, giving the protein MAYSIGDVIAERTVHLTRESLVRYAGASGDFNPIHYRDDVAVSVGLPGVLAHGMLTMGIASSVVVAALDPQTRILDYGVRFTKPVVVDPEHGADVHVLATIGAVDEASARVDLKVTFGEATVLVKAQLRIAV; this is encoded by the coding sequence ATGGCGTACTCGATCGGAGACGTGATCGCTGAGCGCACCGTGCACCTGACGCGCGAGTCGCTCGTCCGTTACGCCGGGGCCTCCGGCGACTTCAACCCCATCCACTACCGCGACGACGTCGCTGTCTCCGTCGGGCTGCCCGGCGTGCTCGCGCACGGCATGCTCACGATGGGCATCGCCTCGTCGGTGGTCGTCGCGGCCCTCGACCCGCAGACCCGCATCCTCGACTACGGCGTGCGCTTCACGAAGCCCGTCGTCGTCGACCCCGAGCACGGTGCCGACGTGCACGTGCTGGCCACGATCGGCGCCGTCGACGAGGCGTCCGCGCGCGTCGACCTCAAGGTCACCTTCGGCGAGGCCACTGTGCTCGTCAAGGCGCAGCTGCGCATCGCGGTCTGA
- a CDS encoding FAS1-like dehydratase domain-containing protein yields MPVNPELVGREFPPTPPYLVGREKVREFARAVFADAPQHTDVEAARAAGFADVVAPPTFPMVIQDLTLQQLLGAEDSGIVLARTIHAEQRFSYTRPIVAGDELSAQLRVTGIRMMAGNALITSEAEITDAAGAHVVTATSVLLVGEGE; encoded by the coding sequence GTGCCAGTGAACCCAGAACTGGTCGGCCGGGAGTTCCCGCCGACGCCCCCGTACCTCGTCGGTCGTGAGAAGGTGCGCGAGTTCGCCCGCGCCGTCTTCGCCGATGCTCCGCAGCACACCGACGTCGAGGCGGCCCGCGCGGCCGGCTTCGCGGACGTGGTCGCGCCCCCGACGTTCCCGATGGTCATCCAGGACCTCACGCTCCAGCAGCTCCTGGGCGCCGAGGATTCGGGCATCGTGCTGGCGCGCACGATCCACGCCGAGCAGCGCTTCTCGTACACGCGGCCGATCGTCGCGGGTGACGAGCTCAGCGCGCAACTGCGGGTCACCGGCATCCGCATGATGGCCGGCAACGCGCTCATCACGAGCGAGGCCGAGATCACGGATGCCGCAGGTGCCCATGTCGTGACCGCGACCAGCGTGCTGCTGGTCGGAGAGGGGGAGTGA
- a CDS encoding sulfite exporter TauE/SafE family protein yields MNDAATRPFRGPRAYTTFIGIGLLAGLLSGLFGVGGGTVIVPLLVLFLHFDQRLAAGTSLAAIVPTAAVGVISYAASGSVAWVPALILAAGAVVGAQIGTRLLPRISQTALRWGFVGFLLVVIVSLFLVIPSRDAPFDLTWISGIALVVVGVGTGVLAGLIGVGGGVIVVPVLMLAFGTSDLVAKGTSLLMMIPTAVSGTFGNLRNRNVDLLAAALIGVAACTTTALGAWLATLIDPGTGNILFAAYLVVIAVQMALKAIRGRKKKD; encoded by the coding sequence GTGAACGACGCGGCCACGAGACCGTTCCGCGGACCGCGGGCCTATACGACGTTCATCGGGATCGGCCTGCTCGCCGGCCTCCTCTCCGGACTCTTCGGGGTCGGCGGCGGCACGGTGATCGTCCCGCTGCTGGTGCTGTTCCTGCACTTCGATCAGCGCCTCGCGGCCGGTACCTCGCTCGCCGCGATCGTCCCCACCGCGGCCGTCGGTGTGATCTCGTACGCCGCCTCGGGGTCCGTCGCATGGGTCCCCGCCCTGATCCTCGCCGCGGGCGCCGTCGTCGGCGCCCAGATCGGCACCCGCCTGCTGCCGCGCATCTCGCAGACCGCCCTGCGCTGGGGCTTCGTGGGTTTCCTCCTCGTCGTGATCGTGAGCCTCTTCCTCGTGATCCCCTCGCGGGATGCGCCCTTCGATCTCACCTGGATCTCGGGCATCGCGCTCGTCGTCGTCGGCGTGGGCACCGGTGTGCTCGCGGGCCTCATCGGCGTGGGCGGGGGTGTGATCGTCGTTCCGGTGCTCATGCTCGCCTTCGGCACGAGCGACCTGGTCGCCAAGGGAACGTCGCTCCTCATGATGATCCCCACCGCGGTCTCCGGCACGTTCGGCAACCTCCGCAACCGCAACGTCGATCTGCTCGCCGCCGCTCTCATCGGTGTCGCCGCCTGCACCACGACCGCGCTCGGCGCCTGGCTCGCGACGCTGATCGATCCCGGCACGGGCAACATCCTCTTCGCGGCATATCTCGTCGTGATCGCTGTGCAGATGGCGCTCAAGGCGATCCGGGGCCGCAAGAAGAAGGACTGA
- a CDS encoding ion transporter, with translation MRTDAWHSRAAVGRFVLSSPVQTFIIVVILVNAVILGLETSPAVTESFGGLLHVLDKICLGIFLIEIALKLYAERLGFFRNAWNVFDFLVIGVALIPGADGFAVLRALRVLRVLRLISVIPSLRRVVDALVRAVPGIVSIAALLVIVFYVGAVMSTMLFGARFPEYFGDMGASLFSLFQIMTLDSWSAIARTVSAEIPWAPAFFVPFVLISALTVLNLFIAVIVDAMQGLDEDRVRNGEAPVHEVTVGGHGEAAVLAELRELRAQVAQLTQSLESGARPARE, from the coding sequence ATGCGAACGGACGCCTGGCACTCGCGAGCGGCGGTGGGACGCTTCGTGCTCTCGTCGCCGGTGCAGACCTTCATCATCGTCGTCATCCTTGTCAACGCCGTGATCCTCGGGTTGGAGACCTCCCCGGCGGTGACGGAGTCGTTCGGCGGGCTGCTGCACGTGCTCGACAAGATCTGCCTCGGCATCTTCCTGATCGAGATCGCGCTCAAGCTGTACGCCGAACGCCTGGGGTTCTTCCGCAACGCGTGGAACGTGTTCGACTTCCTGGTGATCGGCGTGGCCCTGATCCCGGGCGCCGACGGCTTCGCGGTGCTGCGGGCGTTGCGGGTGCTGCGGGTGCTGCGTCTGATCTCGGTGATCCCTTCGCTGCGTCGTGTCGTCGACGCGCTCGTGCGCGCGGTGCCCGGCATCGTCTCCATCGCGGCGCTGCTGGTGATCGTGTTCTACGTCGGTGCGGTGATGTCGACGATGCTGTTCGGGGCGCGCTTCCCCGAGTACTTCGGTGACATGGGGGCGTCGCTCTTCTCGCTCTTCCAGATCATGACGCTCGACTCCTGGAGCGCGATCGCGCGGACGGTGAGCGCCGAGATTCCCTGGGCGCCGGCGTTCTTCGTGCCCTTCGTGCTGATCAGCGCGCTGACGGTCCTCAACCTGTTCATCGCGGTGATCGTGGACGCGATGCAGGGCCTCGACGAGGACCGCGTCCGCAACGGCGAGGCCCCCGTCCACGAGGTGACCGTCGGCGGTCACGGCGAGGCCGCGGTGCTCGCCGAGCTGCGCGAGCTGCGCGCGCAGGTCGCGCAGCTGACGCAGAGCCTCGAGTCCGGCGCACGCCCCGCGCGGGAGTAG
- the rplQ gene encoding 50S ribosomal protein L17: MPKPTKGPRLGGGPAHERLLLANLAAALYTHKSIKTTETKAKRLRPLAERLITFAKRGDLHARRRVLSVIGDKEVVHTLFTEIAPLVADREGGYTRITKVGNRKGDNAPMAVIELVLEPVTPKAKSTKKAAAAPQAEKPVEEAPAEETAEVVEEAPAEEAPAAEDTTEAPAAEEKSE; encoded by the coding sequence ATGCCCAAGCCCACTAAGGGTCCCCGCCTCGGAGGCGGCCCCGCCCACGAGCGCCTGCTGCTTGCCAACCTCGCCGCTGCGCTGTACACCCACAAGTCGATCAAGACGACCGAGACGAAGGCCAAGCGCCTGCGTCCGCTCGCCGAGCGTCTCATCACCTTCGCCAAGCGCGGAGACCTGCACGCACGCCGTCGCGTGCTCTCGGTCATCGGTGACAAGGAAGTCGTGCACACGCTCTTCACCGAGATCGCTCCGCTGGTCGCTGACCGCGAGGGTGGCTACACGCGCATCACCAAGGTCGGCAACCGCAAGGGCGACAACGCTCCCATGGCCGTGATCGAGCTCGTCCTCGAGCCCGTCACGCCGAAGGCGAAGTCGACCAAGAAGGCCGCTGCCGCCCCCCAGGCGGAGAAGCCGGTCGAGGAGGCTCCCGCCGAGGAGACCGCCGAGGTCGTCGAGGAGGCTCCCGCCGAGGAGGCTCCCGCCGCCGAAGACACCACCGAGGCGCCTGCCGCCGAGGAGAAGTCCGAGTAA
- a CDS encoding DNA-directed RNA polymerase subunit alpha, which translates to MLIAQRPTLTEEKIVENRSRFIIEPLEPGFGYTIGNALRRSLLSSIPGAAVTSVRLDGVLHEFSTIPGVKEDVTEIILNIKQLVVSSERDEPITAYLRKTGAGEVTAADISAPAGVEVHNPELVIATLNDTAKFELELTIERGRGYVSATQNRNEYAEAGQIPIDSIYSPVLKVSYRVDATRAGERTDFDKLVLDVETKNSISPRDAVASAAKTLTELFGLARELNVEAEGIEIGPAPVEAVNSSELSMPIEDLDLSVRSYNCLKREGINTVSELVALSETQLMNIRNFGQKSVDEVRDKLISLGLSLKDSVPGFDGAHFYGGSEDESF; encoded by the coding sequence GTGCTCATTGCACAGCGTCCCACACTCACCGAGGAAAAGATCGTCGAGAACCGGAGCCGGTTCATCATCGAGCCTCTGGAGCCCGGCTTCGGATACACGATCGGCAACGCGCTGCGTCGCAGCCTGCTGTCGTCGATCCCCGGTGCCGCTGTCACCAGCGTCCGTCTCGACGGCGTGCTGCACGAGTTCAGCACGATCCCCGGTGTGAAGGAGGATGTCACCGAGATCATCCTCAACATCAAGCAGCTGGTCGTCTCCTCCGAGCGCGACGAGCCCATCACCGCGTACCTGCGCAAGACCGGTGCGGGCGAAGTGACCGCCGCTGACATCTCGGCTCCGGCCGGTGTCGAGGTGCACAACCCCGAGCTCGTCATCGCGACGCTCAACGACACCGCGAAGTTCGAGCTCGAGCTCACGATCGAGCGTGGCCGTGGCTACGTCTCGGCGACGCAGAACCGCAACGAGTACGCCGAGGCCGGTCAGATCCCGATCGACTCGATCTACTCGCCGGTCCTCAAGGTGAGCTACCGCGTCGACGCGACCCGTGCCGGGGAGCGCACCGACTTCGACAAGCTCGTCCTGGACGTCGAGACGAAGAACTCGATCAGCCCCCGCGACGCCGTCGCTTCGGCTGCCAAGACGCTCACCGAGCTGTTCGGTCTCGCTCGCGAGCTGAACGTCGAGGCCGAGGGCATCGAGATCGGCCCGGCGCCGGTGGAGGCTGTGAACTCCAGCGAGCTGTCGATGCCGATCGAGGACCTCGACCTGTCGGTCCGCTCGTACAACTGCCTGAAGCGTGAGGGCATCAACACCGTTTCCGAGCTCGTCGCCCTGTCGGAGACGCAGCTCATGAACATCCGCAATTTCGGCCAGAAGTCGGTCGACGAGGTGCGCGACAAGCTCATCTCGCTCGGTCTGTCGCTCAAGGATTCGGTGCCCGGTTTCGACGGCGCCCACTTCTACGGCGGCAGCGAAGACGAGTCCTTCTGA
- the rpsK gene encoding 30S ribosomal protein S11 translates to MAAPKAAARKPRRKEKKNIALGQAHIKSTFNNTIVSITDPSGAVIAWASSGGVGFKGSRKSTPYAAGMAAESAARQAAEHGVKKVDVLVKGPGSGRETAIRSLQAAGLEVGSIQDVTPQAHNGCRPPKRRRV, encoded by the coding sequence ATGGCTGCACCCAAGGCCGCCGCGCGCAAGCCGCGCCGCAAGGAAAAGAAGAACATCGCGCTGGGCCAGGCCCACATCAAGTCGACGTTCAACAACACGATCGTCTCGATCACCGACCCGTCCGGCGCCGTCATCGCGTGGGCATCGTCGGGTGGCGTGGGCTTCAAGGGCTCGCGCAAGTCGACCCCGTACGCCGCCGGCATGGCAGCCGAGTCGGCTGCCCGCCAGGCCGCCGAGCACGGCGTCAAGAAGGTCGACGTCCTCGTGAAGGGTCCGGGCTCCGGCCGCGAGACCGCGATCCGCTCGCTCCAGGCCGCCGGCCTCGAGGTGGGCTCGATCCAGGACGTCACCCCGCAGGCGCACAACGGATGCCGCCCGCCGAAGCGTCGCCGCGTCTGA
- the rpsM gene encoding 30S ribosomal protein S13 codes for MARLAGVDIPRDKRVVIALTYIYGVGRTRSVEILKATDIDESIRVKDLSDDQLIALRDHIEGNYKVEGDLRREVAADIRRKVEIGSYEGIRHRRGLPVRGQRTKTNARTRKGPKRTVAGKKKAR; via the coding sequence ATGGCACGTCTTGCCGGCGTTGACATCCCGCGCGACAAGCGCGTGGTGATCGCCCTTACCTACATCTACGGCGTCGGCCGTACCCGCTCGGTCGAGATCCTCAAGGCGACCGACATCGATGAGAGCATCCGCGTGAAGGACCTCAGCGACGACCAGCTGATCGCCCTCCGCGACCACATCGAAGGCAACTACAAGGTGGAGGGTGACCTCCGCCGTGAGGTCGCCGCAGACATCCGCCGCAAGGTCGAGATCGGCTCCTACGAGGGCATCCGCCACCGTCGTGGTCTCCCGGTCCGCGGTCAGCGCACCAAGACCAACGCCCGTACCCGCAAGGGCCCGAAGCGCACCGTCGCCGGCAAGAAGAAGGCCCGCTAA
- the rpmJ gene encoding 50S ribosomal protein L36 codes for MKVNPSVKPICDHCKVIRRHGRVMVICKSNPRHKQRQG; via the coding sequence ATGAAGGTCAACCCCAGCGTCAAGCCCATCTGCGATCACTGCAAGGTGATCCGCCGCCACGGCCGCGTCATGGTGATCTGCAAGAGCAACCCGCGCCACAAGCAGCGCCAGGGCTGA
- the infA gene encoding translation initiation factor IF-1 — protein sequence MAKKDGVIEIEGVISEALPNAMFRVELSNGHKVLATISGKMRQNYIRIIPEDRVVVELSPYDLTRGRIVYRYR from the coding sequence ATGGCTAAGAAAGACGGTGTCATCGAGATCGAGGGCGTGATCTCCGAGGCTCTTCCCAACGCGATGTTCCGCGTTGAGCTCAGCAACGGACACAAGGTCCTGGCAACGATCTCCGGCAAGATGCGGCAGAACTACATCCGTATCATCCCCGAGGACCGCGTGGTCGTGGAGCTCAGCCCCTACGACCTCACCCGCGGCCGTATCGTCTACCGCTACCGCTGA
- a CDS encoding DsbA family protein has protein sequence MAAAKSNTNWFAIGVSAAVVVVLVVLGGLVVFLNNQATAPGVAPEGGNVNQETGAISFGGGDDEVDVFVDFMCPICGDFEDAYGEQLQSAAASDDITLNIHPISILDRYSQNTKYSTRAAGAAYCVAENAPDSFLDFFNFMFTNQPQENTAGYTDEELASYAEQVGAGAAADCIADGTYMNFVRDQTNQHEIQGTPTVEINGERIENADIQSRFAQILP, from the coding sequence ATGGCAGCGGCGAAGAGCAACACCAACTGGTTCGCGATCGGGGTGTCCGCAGCAGTCGTCGTCGTGCTGGTCGTCCTCGGCGGGCTCGTGGTGTTCCTGAACAACCAGGCCACGGCCCCCGGCGTCGCCCCCGAGGGTGGCAACGTCAACCAGGAGACCGGCGCGATCAGCTTCGGTGGCGGCGATGACGAGGTCGACGTCTTCGTCGACTTCATGTGCCCCATCTGCGGCGACTTCGAAGACGCGTACGGCGAGCAGCTCCAGTCCGCCGCCGCGAGCGATGACATCACGCTGAACATCCACCCGATCTCGATCCTCGACCGGTACTCGCAGAACACGAAGTACTCGACCCGTGCCGCGGGCGCCGCGTACTGCGTCGCCGAGAACGCGCCGGACTCGTTCCTCGACTTCTTCAACTTCATGTTCACCAACCAGCCGCAGGAGAACACCGCCGGCTACACCGACGAAGAGCTCGCGTCCTACGCCGAGCAGGTCGGGGCGGGTGCGGCAGCCGACTGCATCGCGGACGGCACCTACATGAACTTCGTTCGCGACCAGACCAACCAGCACGAGATCCAGGGCACGCCCACCGTCGAGATCAACGGTGAGCGCATCGAGAACGCCGACATCCAGTCGCGCTTCGCGCAGATCCTGCCCTGA
- the map gene encoding type I methionyl aminopeptidase — MFRRSIYKTPAQLRSMVEPGLITAAALDAVRPLIRPGVTTLELDAEANRVILARGAESNFQLVRGYHHTICVSVNEQVVHGIPGDLVLQPGDIVSVDCGAQYQGWNGDSAITVVVPDETRPDVVANREELSRVTEGSMWAGIAAMATASHLGDLGAAIQGYIEAQGPSAVSGETYGILREYVGHGIGRKMHEAPSVFNYRTPDPGAEVKPGLVLAIEPMVTAGGEETFIEDDDWTVSTVDGSDGSHWEHSVAVHENGLWVLTAPDGGAAGLAPFGVTPVPVA, encoded by the coding sequence ATGTTCCGCCGGTCGATCTACAAGACCCCGGCCCAGCTCCGATCGATGGTCGAGCCCGGGCTGATCACGGCGGCGGCGCTCGACGCCGTCCGTCCGCTGATCCGCCCCGGGGTGACGACGCTCGAGCTCGACGCCGAGGCGAATCGCGTGATCCTCGCTCGCGGCGCGGAATCGAACTTCCAGCTCGTGCGCGGTTACCACCACACGATCTGCGTCTCGGTCAACGAGCAGGTCGTGCACGGCATCCCCGGCGATCTGGTGCTGCAGCCCGGCGACATCGTCTCGGTCGACTGCGGTGCGCAGTACCAGGGGTGGAACGGCGACAGTGCGATCACCGTCGTCGTCCCCGATGAGACGCGACCGGACGTCGTCGCGAATCGCGAGGAGCTCTCGCGCGTGACGGAAGGGTCCATGTGGGCCGGCATCGCCGCGATGGCGACCGCCTCGCATCTCGGTGACCTGGGCGCCGCGATCCAGGGGTACATCGAGGCCCAGGGCCCCTCCGCCGTGTCGGGGGAGACCTACGGCATCCTGCGCGAGTACGTCGGCCATGGCATCGGCCGCAAGATGCACGAGGCGCCGAGCGTCTTCAACTACCGCACGCCCGACCCCGGAGCCGAGGTGAAGCCGGGCCTCGTGCTCGCGATCGAGCCGATGGTGACCGCGGGCGGCGAGGAGACGTTCATCGAGGACGACGACTGGACCGTCTCGACCGTCGACGGCTCGGACGGCTCGCACTGGGAGCACAGCGTCGCCGTGCATGAGAACGGGCTCTGGGTGCTCACCGCCCCCGACGGCGGCGCAGCGGGCCTCGCGCCCTTCGGCGTGACGCCGGTTCCCGTCGCCTGA
- a CDS encoding adenylate kinase gives MTASARLLIVGPQGSGKGTQGVRIAETFGIPVVSTGDIFRANIKGGTELGQKVTAILDRGDLVPDELTGEIVRDRLAQDDAANGFLLDGYPRNTAQVGHLEEFLAGRGESLDAVILLDVPRDESISRLSLRAIEQGRSDDTEEAIAHRLDIYERETAPIIDVYSEKGIVDRIDGVGSLDEITERIVAALDARGLRVAV, from the coding sequence ATGACGGCATCCGCACGTCTCCTGATCGTCGGCCCGCAGGGCTCCGGCAAGGGCACGCAGGGTGTGCGCATCGCCGAGACCTTCGGCATCCCCGTCGTCTCGACGGGCGACATCTTCCGCGCCAATATCAAGGGCGGCACGGAACTCGGACAGAAGGTGACCGCGATCCTCGACCGCGGCGACCTGGTCCCCGACGAGCTGACGGGCGAGATCGTGCGCGATCGTCTGGCGCAGGACGACGCCGCGAACGGCTTCCTCCTCGACGGGTATCCCCGCAACACGGCTCAGGTCGGCCACCTCGAGGAGTTCCTCGCGGGACGTGGCGAGTCTCTCGACGCCGTGATCCTCCTCGACGTGCCGCGCGACGAGAGCATCTCGCGTCTGAGTCTCCGTGCGATCGAGCAGGGGCGCTCCGACGACACCGAAGAGGCGATCGCCCACCGGCTCGACATCTACGAGCGAGAGACCGCCCCGATCATCGACGTCTACAGCGAGAAGGGCATCGTCGACCGTATCGACGGCGTCGGCTCGCTCGACGAGATCACGGAGCGCATCGTCGCCGCGCTCGACGCACGCGGTCTGCGCGTCGCCGTCTGA
- the secY gene encoding preprotein translocase subunit SecY, with protein sequence MFSAIARIFRTPDLRRKIGFTLAIIAIYRLGSNVPAPFVNFPNVEECLAANNGTEGLLGLVNLFSGGALLQLSIFALGVMPYITATIITQLLRVVIPHFEALHKEGQAGQARLTQYTRYLTIALALLQSTTLVTVARSGQLFGTTDLAACQNLLTNDVWWAQLLIIMAMTAGTGLIMWFAELVTERGVGNGMSLLIFTSIAATFPGAMSLIWQTKGFEVFLLVLLVGIIVMGLVVFVEQSQRRIPVQYAKRMVGRRTYGGTNTYIPIKVNMAGVIPVIFASSLLYIPALIAQFNTPQDGSTPAAWVTWISTYFTTGNHPIYMAAYFLLIIGFTYFYVAITFNPVEVADNMKKYGGFIPGIRAGRPTAEYLDYVLTRITLPGSIYLGLIALIPLIALATVGANQNFPFGGASILIIVGVGLETVKQIDAQLQQRHYEGLLR encoded by the coding sequence TTGTTTAGCGCCATCGCGCGGATCTTCCGCACTCCCGACCTGCGTCGGAAGATCGGTTTCACCCTGGCCATCATCGCCATCTACCGACTCGGCTCCAACGTTCCCGCTCCGTTCGTGAACTTCCCGAACGTCGAGGAGTGCCTCGCAGCCAACAACGGGACCGAGGGTCTTCTCGGTCTGGTCAACCTCTTCTCGGGTGGCGCACTCCTGCAGCTGTCGATCTTCGCGCTGGGTGTCATGCCCTACATCACCGCGACGATCATCACGCAGCTCCTGCGAGTGGTCATCCCGCACTTCGAGGCGCTGCACAAGGAAGGCCAGGCCGGCCAGGCCCGCCTCACCCAGTACACGCGTTACCTCACCATCGCCCTCGCGCTGCTGCAGTCGACGACTCTCGTCACCGTCGCGCGCAGCGGCCAGCTGTTCGGCACGACCGATCTCGCGGCCTGCCAGAACCTGCTCACGAACGACGTCTGGTGGGCACAGCTGCTCATCATCATGGCGATGACCGCCGGTACCGGCCTCATCATGTGGTTCGCCGAGCTGGTCACCGAGCGCGGCGTCGGCAACGGCATGTCGCTCCTCATCTTCACCTCGATCGCCGCGACCTTCCCCGGCGCGATGAGCCTCATCTGGCAGACGAAGGGCTTCGAGGTCTTCCTGCTCGTGCTGCTCGTCGGAATCATCGTCATGGGTCTCGTCGTGTTCGTCGAGCAGTCGCAGCGGCGCATCCCGGTGCAGTACGCCAAGCGGATGGTCGGACGCCGTACCTACGGCGGCACGAACACCTACATCCCGATCAAGGTCAACATGGCGGGTGTGATCCCGGTCATCTTCGCCTCGTCGCTGCTGTACATCCCCGCGCTCATCGCGCAGTTCAACACCCCGCAGGACGGCTCGACGCCCGCCGCGTGGGTCACCTGGATCAGCACGTACTTCACCACGGGCAACCACCCGATCTACATGGCGGCGTACTTCCTGCTCATCATCGGCTTCACCTACTTCTACGTCGCGATCACGTTCAACCCGGTCGAGGTCGCCGACAACATGAAGAAGTACGGCGGTTTCATCCCCGGCATCCGCGCGGGTCGTCCGACCGCCGAGTACCTCGACTACGTCCTGACGCGCATCACGCTGCCGGGCTCGATCTACCTGGGTCTGATCGCCCTCATCCCGCTGATCGCCCTGGCGACGGTCGGTGCCAACCAGAACTTCCCGTTCGGTGGCGCGTCGATTCTCATCATCGTCGGTGTGGGTCTCGAGACGGTCAAGCAGATCGACGCCCAGCTGCAGCAGCGTCACTACGAAGGGCTCCTCCGATGA